The genomic interval CCTGCTCCGCCCACCTTTTCGTCATTCTTATCACTTATGTACCGGCACTGTTTTCATCCATCACCCACCGCATTGGCCGCAACATTCCACCTCACGCTCACATTATCCTTGCCAATCTCTACCTTCTCATACCTTCTGTGTTCAACCCAATTATCTATGgtataaaaatgaaggaaatacgGGACAGGGTGGCCAAATGCTTGTACAGATGAACTTCATAGGATGTAAATCCCAGTAATAACCCTTCAACTAGATAAATGATGAGGCTATCTGAGAGGACCTTTGACAACCAGCCAAGACCCAGTAACACCCCTGATAAATTGTGGATATTACGGAAGGGTAGTCTCACTCCTTTTTTTCTCAATCTCAAGTTTTGCTTATTTCTAATTACTATCTTCTTGCTAAAAGGATCCTGGTGTGCTTCTCACTGGATCCTTCTTTATGATACTCTTCAGAAGACTGAAAAGTAATTACTCAGCTCATTGTgactatatttgtttttttttttttggatgttttatttatttacatttcagatgttattccctttccccatctccccagaaactccctatcccatcccccccaggtgtgccccatccacccaccccctcccacctctccaccctcgaattcccccacactagggcatccagtcttcatggaaccaaggacctcctctcccactgatgcccaacaaggccttcctcccctacatatacagcaggagccatgagtccctccctgtgtgctcccaggctggtggtttagaccctgggagctctggttggttggtattaggATGGGTCAGAATATGGTATCTTCctgggagcagatcagctaggagTTTGCCCCAGCAGAAAGCTCATtgtgaatttttaatttgttagTAATGTGGAATTTTCCAAGAGTACTCAAatgattgtggtgtgtgtgtgtgtgtgtgtgtgtgtgtgtaggtgtgtatgcaATGTATAATCAGGATTTATGGACTATTGAAATACATAATTTGAACTGTTTCATTGCAAACTAAGTCACTCTGTCCAGAGTCATAATTCAAGATGTTCCTGTGAGAGGAAACTctaccctaaaaaaaaaatacatgttagtTGGAAACTACTTGCTTCTAAACCAACATTAGCCTCACATGAATTCATCCAGAAAGGCTTAACTTCTACATAAAGATCAACTTACATTATGTGGTGAAGTATTGCTCTGTTCCTGTGTTTTAAATTGTTGTATGAATGAAATTTATGATAATGAATTACTATAAAAATGCAACTATAAAATGTCATGTCTAAAACAACTTGcacaaaataaaagcatgaaATTTAAATACAACTTTCGATCATCATCTTACTATTAAGGCAAACAGATGTGGTTAATGAGCTTAAAGTTAGGAGAAAGGGCCCTACATTTCTGAACCCCAATTTCGACCTATGACATTGTGTtcgaaatttaaaaacaaaacaaaactttaattttttgagattataatatactattattatttttccctccgtttcctccctccaaaccctttcAAAGGTCACCTATTATGCTAAGCTGACGTGCCAGGGAGATTCTTAAATGAGTAATAATGAGTGAGACATTCTTGTGGCCCACAATGTTGTGGTtcactctgccccacgtttgggagccactaatgttgaggACCGCTCTGCCCGGCTTTGtaggccaaaatgttgcggcctgctctgatccacacttggcggccactgtgtcccggtccaagctgccgctctggtctgcaggtcagggtctagcgagagagagagagagagagagagagagagagagagagagagagagagagagaaagagggaggatggaggggaagagatgctaagaatggagacaagacagagggtctgatcaagtctcaagtctcctttattgtgtgtgtctctcttttaTAGTCTCTCTTATTGTGTCTCTCATTCAAGGgaagtccggggtatttataggcttttgccacgtgccttgtaggcgcgtggataccacgtgccttgcaggtgcggatatgatgtaagccttacaggcgtatatagcgtggatagcactgtgcaccatgcgccttgcaggcatggatagcacgtgcaccctacaggcatgtatggcatggatagcacgtggatagcatgtgcacctcatgccttgcaggcatggataccacgtgcaccttgcagctggggtcactaaacagcaaaacaagctatgtgggataaacaagatgtttgtcagaatgtgctcagctgttgtaggctattgaaaaccaagtctcttatcagggaatatggttccagatggctgcaaagatgatctagccgctttctgctaaaagtcagcttcCAACAAGACATTTGCAGCCTGTATCTCTAGCCATCACATTAAATTTCTCCTTTCCTTAAGAATAAGTCAGTCTATCAATTCTAATAGCAATTTCAGCTCTTTTAGGCTAGAGCAGAAAAGCCTTTCTGAATGAACACTCTTCCCTTGGATTTTATTTGGTACTGATTAGATTAGGAAGATGCCCACATCAAAACCTATATGCATTTTCCACATAAGGTGTAAAAGAAACCACTGATCAATCTGTTAAAACAGATCCCAATTTACTCATAATATAAGCAGTATTATGGAGTATTTGAGGGAAAGTTGACATGGGGAGAACCTGTAGCATCATCGTGGGTCTACGGTGGCTTCTTCAAgtcttttcatttcctgttgaAGTTCTGAGCATGCAGAGAGTATTTATATCTCATGCTCACTTTCAGTCACCATCATGATCATCATGTCAGAATGCATTAAAAATGCTAGGAAAATTCATGATTAAATTTTCTGTTATCCTTGAAGTATCGTATCATTTAAGAAGGATTATAGGATGCAATTATATTATAGGAGCAAAGTTTTGATCAAGTAGATCAATATATTTAGTAATAAGAAACTCTAAGAAACGTTCAGGGCAACAGCAAAGGTTGGAATGTTTCTCCATTAATGGAAGGCTACATTCTCCTACCTTCCACTAATTCCAGTAGTAGTATCATATGTTGGGGTACTCCTCTTAGTTGCTCCAGGCATATTATGTATAGTATTTCAGTTGCAAATCAAGCCATATAATAACATGCCTTGCATATTAACTTGAAAAGTCTTGGCTTTTTTATAAACCCTTCCCATACAAGCAGTGAACAGTTAAGCCAGCATTCaaattctgagccatctctccccccTCAGTTATTCCTATTTGTAGAGCACAAGGATTTAAACATTTGTGAAGCAATACTAAGTAGAATACTTAATAGGAGAAGCTTGAATCTCAAGAAACATGGCAAGAATTATGTCACTACCTCATGTTCAGCAACAAAATTGAATTTAAACTCTGCCATGATTGAAGTATAAGCAGTTGTAAAGTacttagagaaataaaataccTTCCTTTTCTATTATGCTTACCCTGCATTTAGAAAGCCTCGACACACCTACACccaatttctaaaattatattttaattatttcagttGGTATACAAAATAAGTTTGATTATGACATTTTTGCATGTGCTTTCACTCATTCTATCATCTCCCTCCAACTTGTCACTCCAGGTAGATCCCATTCTGCTTTTATGCCTAatgtacacaaaatatatttaaatgtagatTCTGCAtgagaaaaaatatgtaatacttcctgttctttccccGTTACCATTTCATATACCCTTAAGCCTTTTGTCCCATCTAACTGTCCTCCTTATATTTTCATGTCCTGTGCATGTACACTTAAATTCATGTTTTACCCATAAGAGAAAACTTGAAGGAATTGATGACAAGTCTCAGCAGAAGTGTCCCAGTGAAGATTTCTGGGAATGTAAAATGGGGGCATGCCATCTGTAGCATTGGCCTTTTGACAGGCTCTCCTGTTAGAGATAAAACACTTGAACTACCATAATCAGACACCAGGCTAATCCATCCTTCTTGAAGCCAAGCTTTACTTTCATTCCTGCAGCACACTGTATCAAGGCTAGTTTGTATAAAGAACAGTGGCAGAGATGGTGCTGTATCATTTCTGATTCTAGGGCATCTGTCATTTAGTCCATTCACTCTTGGGGAAGCCAAATTCCCTGCCATGGGTTGTGCAGTACCTTTATGAAGAGATGTCTGTGACAAAAACTGAGGTCCCCAGTCATCAGTAATATTGGCATTTGATTTTGGAACTAGACCCTACAGCTCCAATCAAATCTTAAGAAGACTTTTGATTCCATTGACATCAATTCTAAACCTTTCGAAAAAGCCTGGCCAGTCAGCACCCACCAAGTTGTCATTAGACTCCCAATTCTCATCGATGCTTCATAAGAAACAGTTGGGTGTTGCAAGTTGCTTTATTTTAGGATGAATATTTTCAgccatgctttattttttatgttattgaAAGTGCTTAGAACAAAACCTATACAGAATGCTACATGTCATGTGAACAATGGTCAAACGCGCATTTTCATGGCTTgctacacagaaagaaaagtaagtaTGGGCATTTCAGATCCAAGTTTTCTCTGCCTTGAAAGTACTCAGCCCTTGACTTTTGGATAGTTACCCCATGCCCagttgatatatttttttctcagcaacaTATGGCAGATGACAATCCTTCCCTAATTTTCTCTCAGATCTGAATTTTTTTTAGACCTGCTAATTTATATAGTCAGAACCATGAAGTTACAAATCCAGGAGCTCAGCATAGTACATGGAAATTGAACCAGAGCAGGCCTACAGGGTACAGTAAACTGCCTGAGCACAAAATGGATATAGAAAGACAAAGTATCCTTCCTCTTTAGAGAATCCTGACGTTCTGCATGCCCGAGGAAGTAGCCTTCATGATTTCTCATAAtaaaaatcttttgttttaattaaactaagaaacacttaaaagagTCGGATTGCAGACAGATTTCTCAGTCTGCAAGGAGACTTAGGTCCCCACAAACCCAGATAAATTACTGTTTGAGAAATAGAAGCTGTTGAGAATTAGAAATCTTTATTCTGCTTGCCTATAAAAGGTGCTGTATAAGTCAATAAAGTATTCAGTGGTTCACTTTATTCTGCATTCACTTTATTCTGCATTCTGATGACTATCTCTTGTCAAGGGTATGCTTTTCTTAAATTCATATTTAGTCATTTAGTAACACTTAAAATACTCTTCCACCAGAAACAGTGATCCCCAAGCTGTCCCATCTACCCAGACATCGCTGATCCACTTGCAGTTACTACATTTTTAGGTTATCTAAGAAACTGTTTTGATTATATTAAAGTGAACAGTGGTGTCATTGTGACGATTTGTGTTTAAATctgcaaaaatttaaaaataatattttaaaaatatccaagaaCAAGACTGAATAATTTTACCATTAAAACTATATTTCAGGAAGTGGCagaaaattcatataaaattgaaTGGGACGAGACTGTATACAAATTATGGCCTCTTGACTTATCACTGTCTGACTATTGTTTAAGCTTTATCTGATTGAATTCTAGGGTGTTTGAGTAAACATCAAATTGGGATTGCCTGGAAACAAAATTGCTTTTTGAGATAGTTCTGTTGCATTATAACTAAAATCAACACTCCACAATTAATATCAAAAACACAATTAATATCAAAAATACACTggtgaaaattttatattttggtcCTAGGAAATGTGTAGTTGTATACTCCTTATTCTTTGTATATTATTTActtcatttaatttgaaaaaatttcAATGTATGTCTTCTAagtgagatgtctccatcaaatccctccccttggAGCACAGGGAGGGGAAGTAGAATGGCTGGAAGagacagaggggctggagaacCTCAGGAGAACAAGGTGCTCTGAAACAACTGAGCAAATCTTGTATAAACCCACAAAGACCCAAGCAGCAAGTGCAGGACTTACAAGTGTTTGCAccaagtcctctgcatatatactCTAGCTTGGAATTTAGCACTTTTATGGGACTCccaaatgtgtaaaaaaaaaaataggtctcTGATCCTCGTATCTTCTCATggggaatttttttctgttggcttttgtttttaaatacgataggttttgttttatcttattatattttattttgttgaaaataaatgtatgagTGTCCCCtcactttaaaaaagagaaatcatttattgtattaacattttaaaattccttaTCTATCAAATCAGTAAAATACTTTAATCACAAATATATTCCATTTGTGTCTTTTTGCTCATCTATTAGTTAAAAATTTTCAGGTTTTCTTACAGAactattatacatacatacatacatacacacacacacacatatatatatatatatatatatatatatatatatatatagtatatattcatgtatctagCTAGAAGGAAACTCTTGAATAGTCTGGCACACTTGACTGCCTTATCAAATGcacatatttctttaataaaaatgtaatggaggacaataataataattacattttattaccCTTTGTTTGAAAAGTAAGACCCAGAAAGATGTAAGGTTTGGCAACTACGCAACCTGTAGAAGTTCCTTCTAGAATTGTTTCATTAATTTGTTTCCTAAAGAACACTTTTTCTAAAGCATCCCGAATGAACTAGAGTTgtgctttctaatttttcttaacAAACGTAATTATTTTTGTACtaaaaattagaatttttaatAATCTGTGAAGCTGGTTATGAATgtacacccctttaatctcagccatAGGAAGGCAGCAGCAGGTagctctctgagtttaaggccacttTGGTCTCCATAGCAAGCTATACCTTAGTCAAGTAcatagagagactgtctcaattcaaagcaaaaacaagaacTGTGGGGCCAGCCTGTGGATGAACTGACTACTAAGCCCAGAGTAAATCTTGGATCTGTACTCAGTCCACAGATTTTTGTGCTAGACAATCCTTATGCATGACTTCATAATGATTTTCAGCGTAAAGCTGACTTTCACAGCTTTCCCATTTAAGACATTCTCAAGAGTTTCCATCAGAAGAGAATATTCTtagagctaaagagatggctcagtagtcttgactactcttctagaggtcctgggttcagttcccagcatcaaaATGTCAGtacacaactgtctttaactccagttccagaaaatctgatgccctcacacagacatacatgcaggcaaatcaccaatgtgaatgaaataaaaataaataacaaattttaaaacagctcttcaaaaggagagagagaaggtctCCTCACACACTGGATTTGGTTGTGTGAAGTTGAAATGCTGACTCCAGCAATTTTTGCAAGTATAAAATTAATTACAACCCATATCAACATTTTTATTCTAACTAGAGTTTCCaaatgtttttccttcttctccaaaGGTTCTTTAGAAACCTGAGCTTGTGTCTAGTATGTACTTCCTTGGtcaaaaggaagcagaaagttTTGTGGTCCAAGTGTCAGGTTTCTGCCTGGGAAGATAAAACATTGACTCTAAATTCATTTTCAAGCTTTCTTGAGTCCTTTCACTCCTCTAAAACAACTTTTTATATCTCCCAGCCTCCTTTCcattacataaatacatgcacaaaATCCTGCATCAGGCTTGACTGTGCATACCTTGGCAAGTATATTATAATATTTGACCACTTATTGAGAACAAGAAAGTTACAGTTTGCTCTATGATATTCTGTTTGAAAATCTTCCACATTCTCTCACATAAAACAAGAGTGGATGGTGGCATTCAAAGTGCTTTAATATACCTTACCGCAAGTAGTTTGCTCAACACTGCTAAATATTAAGAGCAAATATTATTTTATCCCATGGGGAATAATTGCATTGCCTTTGAGTTACTGAAATCAAGAAAATTTTCCCTATCTTAGCTCCTCTATGCAACAATAAATATCATGGCTGCTAATCTGACATTTCAATGTATTTTTACCATTACCCAATTTTTTCTAGACACTTACCATTGATTCCTAATACAACTGCTAGATTATCAAACAAGTTTTTGATTGTGAGAAAAAATTATAGGCTCCTTTCTCCTGTATAAATATTTGGTAACTTTGTCCCGAAATTCCTTGGTTTTTACTCCATAAATAATAGGATTGAGCATTGGTGGTACAAGGAAGTAGAGGTTGCCAAGAATAGTGTGGACATGAGGCGGAATGCCTCTTCCAAAGCGATgagtcagaaaagagaaaagactaGGGGTGTAGGAGACAAGCATGACACAGATGTGTGTGGTGCAGGTGTTGACTGCTTTGTGGTGGGCTTCCTTGGAAGAGAGATGCATGATAGCTCGTAGGATTAACACATAAGATGAGGCAATAGCTGAGATGTCTATCCCAACCACCAGCATAGCCACAACCAAACCATATATCCTATTGACTGTGGTATCGACACATACCATCTTCACCACAGCCATGTGTTCACAGTAGGTGGTGGGGATGACTCGATTGGCATGAAAAGGCATACGCTGGAGGAGGATAGGCATGGGAAGAATAAAGAGGATTGCTCGTACCAGACTTGCTAGGCCAATGAGCCCAATGCGACTATTGGAAAGAATGGTGGAATAACGCAAGGGCTTACAGATAGCCACATAACGGTCAAAGGCCATGGTCATCAGGACAGATGACTGCATGGCAGAGATGGAATGGATGAAGAACATCTGGACTAAGCAGCCTTCGTAGCTTATCTGACTCTGTCCAAACCAGAATATGCAGAGCACCTTAGGGATGGTGGTCGTTGACATGCCTAAGTCTGTGAGAGCCAAGAGAAAGAGCAACAGGAACATGGGCTTGTGCAGGGAGCGTTCCATGGAAATGGTGAAAAGAATGGTGCAGTTTCCCATCACAGTGATAAAATACatggaggagaaggggatggagatCCATCTGTGTTTGTCTTCCATCCCAGGAATGCCTtggagaatgaagaaagaagggTGGCTGGTGCTGTTGCAGGGCATCATGGTGGTACCTTGGTGAAGTACCTGAGGGAGCAACAAAGAAACTACCTGggtttaaattatatatataaaaaaaccaaTTCAGATGCTTAAAATAGGGGGAAATAATAGAAtattaaatacacaaaataatcTGAACTAATAATAGTTTATGTTATGCAGCCTGGCCCTGTACTGTGGTGTGCAGTAACAATGTAGTGTTAGCATGCCAGCATCAATGTCTgagaatgtatacagaaaaagTACTatcaatgaagaaaaatgattGATGGCTCattgttaaaatatattattaaatgtaGGTGAATATACATACATTGTCACTAAAAATCATCGCTTAAAGCATgtcaaaaaatgaacaaaaatgaaaaaagaaatagacagattttttttcccagaaacaattagaaaaaaaataaacctacaAGAGAAAAATTTAACTTAAGAACACTTCAAATTTATACAAAATTCATCTCAAAATATTCATTTCTAGCAGAAGTATGAtctggaaatttttttctgtgtgtatgagaaagagagaaatggcaATGGTGGTCAACATAGAAGCAGGCATGGGGTGACTGGGTAGCTGACGTTCTGTGCATGTCATGCCGTGGATTCTGAGTGTAAAGGTTCTTGTCACCTACAGGCTCTTACCTGAATGTAAGGGAGTGAGAACCTGGGCAGCAAGTCTTAGTCttcagtaaatattttgaaatgcatgtgtacatctgtatgtacatatattttaacaAGTACCCATGCTCACCGCCCTgcatctctccactctcctctcAGGCACCCAGAAGCCTTGATGTACTTCTTTAAGGCACCTAGGGAAAAAGCCTCAAGGTGTATGGAATTAGCTCcttgacaacccccccccccccccccccccccgcaaaacaaaaccacaaagttGCTGTGAGTAAAACTGACCCTGGAGATTGACTGAACTCCCAGAAAGATAAGGCTGGTTTATCTTAGGGATTCTGAAAATACTCCATTTTACCTGAATGATGAGTCAATGAAGAAACAGTGGAAAAGATTGTGCAGTGCGTTTATGTCTGAATATTGTTAGTCTTAAGGAAGAAAATCCTTACTCTTGCCAAAACAGAGACAGATTTGGTGAAGActatcttaaataaaataagccacatatagaaaaaacaaataatttcatgACCTTACTTAAATGTAGAATCTGGGAGGAACCAcagaactcagagaaaaaaataaaatggcactTGCTCTGGAGCCCAGTGGAGCGAGGAGTAAGAAAGAGATTACAAAGTAGCAGGTACATCAGATAAGAACTGCAAAGCTCCAGCTACCAGTGAGAGCTGGAGTTAATACAGTGCATTGTGTTCAAGTCTAGGCTCAGTACAAGAAGTTGCATCCACTCCTACTACAACTTGATTTGCCAAGATGGGTTGATATCTATGGGACGTCtacccttctctgagaagaaagggaaggggggaaaagggaaaggaagggacaggggactgggagaagaggagggagaggaaactctaatcaggatgtaaagtaaattaataatttatgtaAAAGAAAGACATGCTGAAAAATTGCTTATATCTTCTTTGGCTCGGGGAAGGAAACATGGCTAATTAAGATGATAGGATGCCTTCATCTTTTTCCTTATActatttgtcaaaaatcaaaatcGAAAAAATAGGAAAACTCCACAAAAGCTGGATTCAGCCAAATTCTGATAAAATTCTTTGTGCAGACAGATCTTGTGGAAAGATAGCAAGTACAGATTATTGTCAGCAAGACTGAAGCAAGGGCATAAAAAGAAGACTGGAATTGAATATCCTGTGACATTCATAAGTAGAGCAGTACAGGTGCCCTTGGATATAAATATGTACCCTCATCATATACAATAGGAGCTATAGTTTTGTTGGCAGAAACTTGTAGTTTTAATAACATTCAGAAATCCTGGCTTCTGCCACTTATCTCCTGTTACAAGGTGACCATGATAAATAATGGCGGCAAGCAGGCGCTGGTGACTAGTAGCTTTTACCGGATGAATCTTTTCTCGTAGTTTCGCTTCCTCACATTCACATCTGAATGTAGCTCCTTAAATAGGTAATCTTGTGTTATAGCCAGGGGACCCTAgactttttaggaaaaaaaacaacttaacCTAGTTCTTTGGATAATTGCACTAAGGAAAACAACCCAAGCCTGCATTCTCTTCACATCTTGCACTCCAAACATTTGTGTAGTGCTTAGCACATAATGGCATATAGTAAACATCTAATAAATCAATGAGATGATGAATAGCCAAGGAAATAAACTAAGAGTGAGTTCTAGTTCATGGgttcttattcattttatatatctaAAAGCATGAAACACATCTAGTACAAAGGCTAGTCTTTCTTAAATGAATTTCTAACACTCAGTGTAAAGCCAAAAAATGTCAATGTATGTCACAGCATCACATCCATGGTAATTCTCTCTATATAAGTATTCTCATGTGTTCCAGGGTTGTGGACCCAGGAAGGGCTCTTTAGCACAGATCTGACTTGTACTCCCTTTGTCTTACCCACCGCCTGCTGTAAGAAACAGCATGACTACACCTCCATCTCATCCACCTATTTCCACATCAGAAGATAGCAGAGAGGATCACACTGCATGATTTTCTCAGTATAATTCCTCCCATACTCAGGCATGTTCTTTTGGGGCAGAGAGCTGACCTCTTATGTCTTATGAGCCACAACAAAGGCTAACTATCAGCTACTACAGCCTGCCTGTATTTCTGTCCTAAATGTGCTACTTCCAAAGACTGCAATACATACATAGTCCATCCATCAGCCATTTTGAATATGTACTCAGACCCACAAGATGGACCCCCATTCATCAGGGAGACATGCTGCCCTATGTTATGTAAAGGAAGACAGCCACTATAGAATTCCCCCAAGGTTGATCCACTCTCAGATAGCTCAGCTTAAGATGTCTTGCCACCCGTTAGGGTACATGCCATTAC from Arvicanthis niloticus isolate mArvNil1 chromosome 1, mArvNil1.pat.X, whole genome shotgun sequence carries:
- the LOC117703088 gene encoding olfactory receptor 52K1-like, with protein sequence MMPCNSTSHPSFFILQGIPGMEDKHRWISIPFSSMYFITVMGNCTILFTISMERSLHKPMFLLLFLLALTDLGMSTTTIPKVLCIFWFGQSQISYEGCLVQMFFIHSISAMQSSVLMTMAFDRYVAICKPLRYSTILSNSRIGLIGLASLVRAILFILPMPILLQRMPFHANRVIPTTYCEHMAVVKMVCVDTTVNRIYGLVVAMLVVGIDISAIASSYVLILRAIMHLSSKEAHHKAVNTCTTHICVMLVSYTPSLFSFLTHRFGRGIPPHVHTILGNLYFLVPPMLNPIIYGVKTKEFRDKVTKYLYRRKEPIIFSHNQKLV